In Carya illinoinensis cultivar Pawnee chromosome 10, C.illinoinensisPawnee_v1, whole genome shotgun sequence, one DNA window encodes the following:
- the LOC122278660 gene encoding uncharacterized protein LOC122278660, with the protein MDKAWMHIEDRMRSIEYAEGVKHFIELAKAHSPGRDCIRCPCRRCRNRTFHPISLVQDHLFIVGIDTSYSAWIFHGEEDTENDPAFSDEEVPDNGNCNDYIDDVDEMLDDIRVGSFMDNSGRTEFYVDDGPSRHTAEAPILGNFDELLENARKPLYPNCTNFSKLSFIVKLLHIKTVGGWTVKSFDMVIKLLQAAFPQALFPASYHDARRLQQGLGFSYTKIHVCPNDCALFWKDHANKDECPKCNASRWALSTTNQQRIPQKVLRYFPLKPRLQRLFMSKKTAQSMRWHLEERVDDPNFMRHPADSTVWKDFDNKHPWFAQDPCNVRLGLASDGFNPFNNMSKPYSIWPVLLVPYNLPPWLCMKDPYVMMSLLIPGPKAPGNDIDVFLRPLIDELTELWVEGIHTYDAYKRESFQLRAALLWTVNDFPAYANLSGWSTKGKLACPTCNLETDSLWLVNGRKHCYMGHRRWLVLDHAWRRKKAAFNGKDEHRLKPKILEGQALMEQLHEVSNVHFGKLLKKRKRTPNELNWTKKSIFFDLPYWLDLGLRHNLDVMHIEKNICDNVLGTLMNIEGKSKDTATARRDLEDLGLRKELHLQHHGNQTSMSLGCYMLNVNERRSFCARLSEVKFPDGFASNIARCVNVSEGKIMGMKSHDCHILMQYLLPVVIGGYLRPDVRRCLIELCSFFKELCGRTLDITVLKRLQANIPIILCKLEMIFPPAFFYIMVHLAIHLPDEALLAGPVQYRWMYPFERYMGKFKRYVRNRAHPEGSIAEAYLHVECLTFCSMYLNDIETRHNREERNIDTVGQSSLEPSLSVFSQKVRPLGAAQISKLDEALLAKATWYVLNNCSEIEDYLEDHRNNMQEEDPSNFEHRHQMQFPMWFRTRIADLHAMTPPAVTDDIFALACGPDPLVARYAGCIMNGIRFHTKELEGRRRTQNSGVVVHGDHEGVPVDFYGVLQDIIELRYMGWRKFFLFKCDWWDIGDRRRGIHVGEHFTSVNTSRQWYKDEPFALACQTLQVFYIKDPNWGGSWHAVHKITNRNVYNIRHKTSDVHDDADDDDDGSETLETEDESDTDVIHYVSVNETSPETLNPLTRGDSDNLPVDSSTMSPEQLCRETDDEDCVDDEDLNMGMGTRCVDV; encoded by the exons ATGGATAaggcttggatgcatattgaagatagaaTGCGTTCTATCGAATATGCTGAAGGCGTCAAACATTTCATAGAGCTAGCAAAGGCCCATTCACCGGGTAGAGACTgcattaggtgtccatgtaggAGATGTCGAAATCGAACTTTCCATCCCATTTCATTGGTTCAGGATCACTTGTTCATCGTAGGTATTGATACATCTTATTCTGCATGGATTTTCCACGGCGAGGAGGATACAGAAAATGACCCCGCATTTTCTGATGAAGAAGTTCCTGATAATGGTAACTGCAATGACTACATTGATGATGTagatgagatgttagatgacatccgtGTGGGATCCTTTATGGATAATTCTGGTAGAACAGAATTTTATGTAGATGACGGGCCGTCACGACACACCGCTGAGGCTCCGATACTGGGTAATTTCGACGAGTTACTGGAAAATGCACGAAAGCCACTTTATCCAAACTGCACCAACTTTTCGAAACTATCATTCATAGTcaagttgcttcacataaagacAGTTGGGGGTTGGACTGTGAAGTCTTTTGACATGGTTATTAAGCTGTTGCAAGCAGCATTTCCTCAAGCACTGTTCCCCGCCTCATACCACGATGCTCGCCGCTTACAGCAGGGTTTGGGATTTAGTTACACAAAGATCCATGTATGCCCAAATGATTGTGCATTGTTTTGGAAGGATCATGCTAATAAAGACGAGTGCCCTAAATGTAATGCATCTAGGTGGGCCTTAAGTACAACTAACCAACAGAGGATACCCCAAAAAGTCCTCCGATATTTCCCTTTGAAGCCGCGGTTGCAAAGGCTGTTTATGTCTAAAAAGACTGCCCAATCCATGAGATGGCATCTAGAAGAGCGTGTTGACGACCCCAACTTCATGAGACATCCAGCTGATTCTACTGTATGGAAAGATTTTGATAACAAACATCCTTGGTTTGCTCAAGATCCTTGTAATGTTAGACTTGGTCTAGCAAGTGATGGGTTCAACCCATTTAATAATATGAGCAAACCGTACAGCATTTGGCCAGTGCTACTTGTGCCGTACAACTTGCCAccttggttatgcatgaaagatccatacgtGATGATGTCATTATTGATCCCTGGACCAAAGGCACCgggaaatgatattgatgtgtTCTTGCGTCCCCTAATAGATGAGTTGACAGAATTATGGGTAGAGGGAATTCATACATATGATGCATACAAACGAGAATCTTTTCAATTGAGGGCTGCGTTACTCTGGACCGTCAACGACTTTCCTGCATATGCAAATCTGTCTGGTTGGAGCACGAAGGGTAAGTTGGCATGCCCTACATGTAACTTAGAAACAGATTCTTTGTGGCTTGTGAATGGCCggaaacattgttatatgggccaTCGTCGGTGGTTGGTGCTAGATCATGCTTGGAGAAGGAAAAAGGCAGCTTTTAATGGTAAGGACGAACACCGTCTCAAACCGAAAATTCTGGAGGGTCAAGCTTTAATGGAGCAATTACATGAGGTCTCAAATGTGCATTTTGgtaaattattaaagaagagGAAACGTACACCAAATGAATTGAACTGGACAAAAAAAAGTATCTTCTTTGACCTACCGTACTGGTTAGACTTGGGATTGAGACATAACTTGgatgtcatgcatattgagaaaaatatttgtgataacGTTTTGGGAACCTTGATGAATATTGAAGGCAAAAGCAAGGACACCGCTACTGCGCGTAGGGATTTGGAAGATCTTGGACTgaggaaagaattacatttacAGCATCATGGTAATCAAACTTCTATGAGTCTTGGTTGTTATATGTTAAACGTAAATGAGAGGAGGAGTTTTTGTGCACGCTTGTCAGAAGTTAAATTTCCTGACGGCTTTGCCTCGAATATTGCCCGGTGTGTCAACGTTTCTGAAGGAAAAATCATGGGTATGaagagtcatgattgtcatatcTTGATGCAATATTTGTTGCCGGTTGTTATTGGTGGGTACCTACGACCCGATGTGCGTCGATGTTTAATAGAGTTGTGTTCGTTTTTCAAGGAATTATGTGGTCGAACACTTGACATAACAGTGTTGAAACGGCTTCAAGCTAatattcccatcattctttgcaaactggaaatgatattcccGCCTGCATTTTTCTATATCATGGTGCACCTTGCTATTCATCTGCCAGATGAGGCTTTGCTAGCAGGACCTGTCCAATACAGGTGGATGTACCCTTTCGAGAGGTATATGGGTAAGTTCAAACGGTATGTCCGCAACAGAGCCCATCCAGAAGGCTCAATTGCAGAGGCATATTTGCATGTGGAGTGCCTGACATTTTGCTCTATGTACTTGAATGATATCGAGACTAGACATAATCGAGAGGAACGGAACATTGACACAGTTGGGCAAAGCTCCCTAGAGCCAAGTTTATCGGTTTTCTCCCAAAAGGTTCGCCCTCTAGGGGCAGCccaaatttcaaaattagatGAAGCTCTGTTGGCCAAGGCCACGTGGTATGTCCTTAATAATTGCTCGGAGATTGAGGACTATTTAGA GGACCACCGTAACAATATGCAAGAAGAGGACCCAAGTAACTTCGAGCATAGGCACCAAATGCAATTCCCAATGTGGTTCAGAACACGT ATTGCCGATTTGCATGCAATGACTCCCCCCGCGGTGACCGATGACATATTTGCTTTAGCATGTGGGCCAGATCCATTGGTAGCGAGATATGCCGGTTGTATAATGAATGGAATTCGATTTCACACAAAGGAGCTTGAAGGGCGTCGCCGCACCCAAAACAGTGGGGTTGTTGTTCATGGCGACCATGAAGGAGTGCCTGTTGACTTCTACGGCGTGTTGCAAGACATCATAGAATTACGCTATATGGGGTGGCGTaagtttttcttgtttaaatgtgattggtgggacatTGGTGATAGAAGAAGGGGGATACATGTTGGGGAGCACTTCACGAGTGTTAATACTtctaggcaatggtataaagatgagccgTTCGCCCTCGCTTGCCAAACGTTGCAAGTATTCTACATCAAGGACCCGAATTGGGGGGGAAGTTGGCATGCGGTACACAAGATAACCAATAGGAATGTTTATAATATTCGCCACAAGACCTCGGACGTGCATGATGATgctgatgatgacgatgatgggTCGGAGACTCTTGAAACTGAAGATGAGAGTGATACTGATGTTATTCATTATGTCTCAGTTAATGAAACTAGCCCGGAGACGCTCAATCCATTGACCCGAGGAGATTCAGACAACTTGCCGGTTGATTCGTCAACCATGTCACCTGAACAATTGTGTAGAGAAACTGACGATGAGGATTGTGTTGATGATGAAGACCTTAATATGGGAATGGGTACTAGATGTGTAGATGTGTAA
- the LOC122279897 gene encoding uncharacterized protein LOC122279897 codes for MAFLSKLPLVLFLSSLFLHAATAELVCENLPNNVCAFSISSSGKRCLLETSVASDHGKVEYQCKTSEVLVNGMTEYIETDKCVEACGVDRKTVGISSDALLDAKSTTKLCSPDCYQMCPNIVDLYSNLAAGEGGNLPVLCEKQRANPHRSMSELLGSGLAPGPVSGSPSAHPHGRSMSELLGFGVAPAPGPDPVSGSSS; via the exons ATGGCTTTCTTATCCAAGTTGCCCTTGgttcttttcctctcttctctcttcctcCATGCTGCAACAG CCGAGCTTGTTTGCGAGAATTTGCCAAACAATGTTTGTGCATTTTCAATATCATCATCGGGCAAAAGGTGTTTGCTGGAGACGTCAGTGGCTAGTGATCATGGAAAGGTGGAGTACCAATGCAAGACATCGGAAGTGTTGGTTAATGGCATGACTGAATATATTGAAACCGATAAATGTGTTGAAGCGTGTGGGGTTGATAGGAAAACTGTTGGAATCTCATCAGATGCCCTTCTTGATGCAAAATCCACTACCAAGCTTTGCTCTCCGGATTGTTACCAAATGTGCCCAAACATTGTCGATCTCTACTCCAACTTGGCTGCCGGGGAGG GAGGAAACTTGCCAGTCTTGTGTGAGAAACAACGCGCCAATCCTCACCGTTCCATGAGCGAGCTTTTGGGTTCGGGTCTGGCCCCTGGCCCTGTTTCCGGCTCTCCAAGCGCCCATCCTCACGGCCGTTCCATGAGCGAGCTTTTGGGTTTTGGTGTGGCCCCTGCCCCTGGCCCTGACCCTGTTTCTGGCTCTTCGTCTTGA